The Candidatus Hydrogenedentota bacterium DNA segment CAATTCCTCAGCAAGTCTTCCGGCGCCGCCCATGCTTTCGCCCAACCGAACCTGTACACCATCCTCCTTCAATGGCAGGGATCGCCACTCTGTCAATACCTCACGCGGCGCCGGCAGTACCTGCCCGGTGTAGTACGGCAGTTCCGCCCGGGCATGGGGGCTCACGAGAACCGTCCATAGGAGGAAGGCGGCGCCCATGTTTCGAGTCACTGTTTGTGTCCTCCCGGGCCCGGCGCCCAGACCGACATCGTCCTCGTCCCCGGAACGGCCCCTTGTCCATGCGTCTATCAGCAGTGGATTGGGTCCGTCAGAAAGGCGTTCGCCCTGGCTCTCAGCCATATTGTCATTCCGCGCGCGAGGAAACAAGGATTTGTTTCCAAGCAGCCTGCCCGTCTTGTTCGGCAATGGTCTTCTTACCAAAGGACTCAGGCAGAATCCGGGCCGGCTGATTCTGCGTCGCAAGAGGAATCCAAAACCCCGCTTTTGGTCGCGATTCTCCTCTCGGACCGTACAGCCGCAACTCGCAAACAAGAGAGAATCTGCGTATATTACATCCTATCGTGAGATGTTGATTGGGCAAGAATAATAAGACTCTGAAGACGCATGATTGAACCTGGCACGCAGTGCACTTGCGTCGGTAGCGACGAGGGGGGCGTGTCGAGAAGCGCCGCCGGGGAATCGCTGACGATGGGGACGCCCAAGGCCGAAGACGCAGTTCGGCTGTCCATTCCCGTGAATGACGATGATGCGAGCACCGGGTGCCGGTTCCTGGAGCGGTGTGGAGGCATCGCGCACGACGAGGACATCCGGAAGTTCGGCCTGTTCATGTTGCTGGCCGCGGCGAGGCTTTCTCCGGTCCCGTGATAAGGAGGCGTATGGCTAGACAGCACGTTCATCCAAGCTGGCGTATTTCGACACTGCTCCTGGTGAGCATCAGCCTGTCCATCGGCTGGGGCATCCGGGGCAACTTCGGGCACGAGTACGGCGCGATGCTGCCGGGGGTTTTGGCCGGCACCGCCGCATGCCTGATGTCCGGCCGCGAAGATTGGCGGCGGCGGGTGGCTTACTTCGCCTTTTTCGGGGCGTTCGGATGGAGCTTCGGCGGGTCGTTCTCGTATATGAAGGTTGTATCCTACACGCACTCCGGCCACCTTCCTTCCCAGTTATTCGGGTTTTTCGGCCTATTCGTCGGCAGTTTCCTGTGGGCCGCACTGGGAGGCGCAGGCACAGCCTACGCCGCCGTCGAAAGCCGCGACCGGCTCACGCAGCTCTTCAAGCCGTTGTGCTGGGTGCTGGCGGTGTGGACCGCGTATTACTTTCTCTGGGAACCCGTGATGAACTCAGGGCCAATGGCCGCCTTGACGGGAGGAGACGTGACGGGCGCGGAGCGGGGATTCTTTCGCGAACTGCGCCAGAACGACCCGTTCTACTGGCTCGACTCGGACTGGGTCCAGGCGTTCCTGGCCCTTGGGGCCCTTTGCGCGTTTGATCTGTGGGAGCGCCGTTCACGGAACACGGCCCTGTTGCCGGTCTTCGGCGCAGCAGGCGCGGCGGCCGGATGGGGTGTGCAGCTGATTATGGCCGCCAGCGGCGTCCTTCCTCGCATCTTGCCTTGGCTGGTACGCGTTCAAGGGGACTTGACCATTGTCAATCCAGACACCGGACAGCCTTTCGACCCGGCGAATATGGTGACGAACTGGCCGCTCATTCTGTCGCGGCATCCCGCTGGTCTCGGGGCGGTGTTCGGCGCCGTTCTGGGCATTGCCGTTTATTTCGCGGTGTTTGGCAAGTGGCGCTCGGGTTCGTCGCTGCTGGTTCACATGGCGCTGGGGTGGTTCATCGCATTTCTCGTGGGCCCCGTCCTGCTGGGTATCCGCATGACGCCGCCGCGCGGCGACAATTGGGCCGGAGGCGTGGGCGTGCTGCTCGGGGTTCTTATTTACGCATTCCGTAACAAGTTGATGCCGGTGGGGGTGGCCGCCATCATAAGCGGGACCATCGGCGGGCTCGGCATTGCCTTCACCCAATGCCTGAAACTGTTGCTGGTCGCCCCCGGCAACCCGAACCGGCTCGCCGAGCTGCCTCCCGAAGTGCGCGATCCTCTCATTGCGAAGTGGGCGCACTGGCAAAGCGCGAACTGGCACAGCATCGTGATCGAGCAGGGGGTGGGGCTCTTGTACGGTCTGGGCCTGGCCATTGCCATGGCCATCCTGGCCTCGCGAACCGGCCGCGCCGATGACCGGCCCCCCGTGCGCCGGTGGACCGAAGCGTTCGCGGCCGGGTTCCTCTTTATCGCCGTGGTCTACGTCAATATGGTGAAATGCGTGGCGGAATGGACAACCGAGCGCGTGGTGGGCGGCAGCTCGTTCCGCTCCGTGCCCGAATTCATGAAGATGCCCCTCATCGAGAGCATCGAGTTTTCCGCGCGTACCTGGTTCAATCTCGCCTACTTCTTCCTGGCCCTGTGCATCGTCGTATTGCTGGTTCTGCATATGCGGCGGCGTCTTCCATTCGTTCCGGCGACGGCACTGGGCAAGGGGCAATTGCTCTACCTCGTGTTTCTGTGGATCATCATCACCTTCAACTTCCAGAAAGCGCTCGTTGGATTCCACGAATCGCGTATCGCGACGGAGGGAGTCCTGTTCTTCAACGCGGTGATTGCGACGTTTCTCATCGCTGCCTTCGCGCGAGAGGAAGACCGGGACCCGGCGCCGCTGACCCCGGTGGAGGATTACAAGCCCTTGTTCTGGAAGAGCGTTGCCGCGATGGGAATCGCCGTGGTTTTCGCCACCTTCGCGTTCACGGGCGTCGTCCGTTCGGTCTATGGCGACCACTTCGCCGGGCACGCGGGCAATGAACGCCGCTTCGGGGACCAGGCTGACTGGCGTATCCGCCCCGTGCTGCGGGACATCAAACACCGCTGACCGAACGGCGCGAAACAGCGGCGGGGGGACCGGCCTATTTCCGTTGGTCGAACAGCAGTTGGGCGATCAGGCCGGCGATGGGCGGGAAGAAGAACGTGCTCGCGAGCCGCGCGAGAGTGAGCCGCCACCCCAGCACCCCGACTTCCATAGGAAGCCGTGCGACAGCCCAGAGGGACCACGCGGTCAGGAAGGCGACCATCGTTCCGGTTCCTGCCCCGGAGCGCACAAGGCCGGCCGCAATGGGCAGGCTCACGTATGGCCCTCCCGGGGCCAATCCGCCGGCAACCGTCCCGATGACAATACCCCGCACGCCTGATTCGGCGCCTACCCAGCGCGATATGGTTTCCGCCGAAACCAGGGTCTGCACCATTCCGGCGACTAAGAATGCGAACAAGAGCAGCGGCAAGACGCTGACGGTCATGGCCAGCCCTGACCGTATACCCTCAACGTGCTGGCCCTCTCCCTTGGCGAATCCCACAATCAACAGGACAGCGGCCAGAATCCCCATGAAAACGGTTGGTACCAACATGGTGCTTCGCTTTCTCTTTCGCGTGTTTTCCATCTCTTTGGCCATGACCCGACCCCCATGTGCGTGAGAACCGGACCGTGTATTCGCCGGCCGGCTCCCGGGCGTATTATACGGCGGGCAAGGGTATTTGACACCTGAACGCAGGGTAGTCCGGCACGGCGCGTCAGGCGCCGCCTCTTTGCGAAGCCTTCTTTTCCCTCCTTTTGGGAAAGTCCGGTTACTGCGGCGGAGCAGCAGGATGGCGGACCCACAGGAGCATGTCGATGAGTACGGGCTGGGCGGATTCGCCCGCTCTCACGCCAAAGGCGAATGTGTTGTCTCCCTGTTTCACAATTGCGGGGTCGACAGGGTAGTCGAGCCACTGGCCGTCCTGCGAGGAAGGGACTAACCGGGCATCGTTGATCGCCACGGTGACTATCTCCGGGACAGGGGCTTCCTTGAACCGCAGCCGCAGCGTCGCTTCGACCGGTGGATGAGCCTTTACGTCTTCGCCCACGGGCATCACCACGGAGACCGGGGCATCGGCGGCGAGGGTGCGCGGGTATTCGGGATTGAGAATATCGCGGTGCATGAACTTCTCGCCGCCCTTGTACCAGAAGCTCAGATTGCCGTATCCCCGCGCGCCGGTCGTATAGACCTTGTCGAGCGGAGCCAGCACTTTGGGGTCGCCCAGTTCGCGCCAGTGCGGCGCATGGGGGTCGAAGAAGTTGAACATGTAGATGCCGTCCGCGCCCGCCTGCCAGGCCTCCATGGCGCGCGCACGATAGGCTTCCAGGGTCATCCGGACGCTGTTTGCGTCCTGGTCGCGCAATCGGGACTCGCTCAGCGACGGGTACACGGGGATGTTGTATTTGTGGCCGAGTTCGACGCTTGTCTGCCAGGGATTGAGGCGGAAATAGCAGCTTACGGTGAGGATGTCGATGAGATCTTCCTGCATCCAGCGCTCGATGTCGAAGCCAACGTCGCGGCACATCTCGACCGAATCGGGCACGCGCACGGAGATCAGGAGCGGACGGCCCCGTTTCGCGCCCACCTCGTCGGCCATCACGCGAATCCGCCGGATGAGCTCGGTCATCATATCGAGTTCGGCCTGCCCGACGGGCCGCCCCTCGGCGTGCGGCCGGAAATACACGAGGTGGCGGAAGAAATCCATCTGCACGCCGTCCACGTCGTAGTTGTTGCAGACTTCCTCGAAGAACTTGAACGCGAGGTCGCGGATCTCGGGTTGGCCGTAGTCCACGGCGGTCCAGGGACCGTTCGCGGGCCGCTTTTCGGGCGTTCCCATCAGCCATTCGGGGTGGTCCTTCTTCAGTTGTGGAAACAGGAAAGGCGAGTACCAGCCGCCCCAGCCGTCATGGCAATCGTTCATGCGCATGGACCAGAAGACTTCGATTCCGTTCTGGCGGCAGAAATCGACGATGATCATGAGGGGATCCATGCCTTGGTCGATGAAGGCCTTGGTCTGGTTCTGGCTGAAACCTTTCTTGCCGCCCGGTTCGGGTTCGGTACACGCGAATATTTCGCCCACCTTCGTGTTGTGGGTGAACATGCTGAACCCTGAACTCCATGTGCAATAGACGATGGTGTCGACCTGGGTGCCCACGACCGCGCGTGTGCGCGCGTCAATCAGCGCTTCGGGGTCGGGCTTTTCGAGGGAATAGACCGGTTCGTTGCCGTCGTTGTCGTACATGATGCGCCGGGTCTTGTGGGCCGCCTCGTGGCGGAGCGCCTTGATTTGTTCGGGTGTGACGGGACCGCCGCCCTCGCCGGCAACGGCCGCCGGAGAGCCCGCCGTGATTGCCACTACCAGCGCAAGCGCCGCCCATCCGAATATGCCGCGTTGATTATCCATTTGAATGTGCTCCTTACCCGTTATGGCGCGCCTACAATCCTGAAACTCTCCTCGAGCCAGCCGTCGCCGTCCTGCGCCCGCACGCGCACCGTGTGTTCACCCGGAGGAATAACCTTGTCGGACTCGTAGTTCTCCGCGCCCAGCAAATATGGCGGGCCTTCGCAGCGGTTGACCAGGACGTCGTCGAGATAGAACTCGATCGGGCCCATGGGAATGCCGTCCACCCAAGCCCTTAGCCGGTGCCAGCCCGCGTACCCCTGGATTTGCTCGAGGCCGGTGATGTAGATGCCTTTGCTGCGCTGCGGCCGCAGCCGGGCGTCCTCGTCCCACCAGCGCGCCACATCGGTGCTGCTCGCCAGCAGGCGCATGGTCCGGCGGTCGTACGGATCCGCGACGACACGGGCATCCGCCTGGTAAACATAGACGCCCGGGGCGCCCTCGAGATAAAGCTGGTGCGCGCGCCAGAGAAACGGCCCCGGAAAGGGCTGGCCCCAACTGAGCCCGTCCAACGCAGGCAACACCAGGCACGCCGTCCCTTTCACCGCCGCGTAGTACGGCGTCATGTCGGCGTGGAGATGACGGCCCTGTATGTTGCTGGGGCAGAGGTAGTCCACCCAACCCTGGCGCGCCCACGCCGCGTAGTCGAACAATTCACTTCTGCGCACGCCATGCGCGGGGAACCGCACCAGGATCGGAATCCGTTCGCCGGGTTTGGCGAACTCATCCGCCAGCGCCCGCAGCGCTTGCATGAACGCGTTGCACGTCTCGAGGGTATCCGGCCCTTCGGGGTAGCGGCAGAAATCGAGCGAGAGCCCCCGCGCGCCGATGTCGAGGGCCTCGCGGTACTGGCTCAGGATGTACTCGCGCACTTCGGGAACCTCGTAGCGCAAGGCCGACCCGCGCATCCAGTCGGGGTGTTGCTTTGAGAATTCGCCCTGAAGCGGGCTGCCGGGATAGCAGTTTGTCGCGCCGAAATTCGCGTGAAGCGAGAATCCCAGGTCTCGGGCCGCGCGCAACGACGCTTCGAGCGTGTTTGTGAATTGTTGCATACGCCCGACGTTGTCGGTTTCGGGCGCCTGCACCGCGCCGATGGGATCGCCGCGGGTCGCGTACAGCAACTGGTCGGCCGCGCGCGTTTCATAGACGGATTGCATGCCGAAGCGGCTGATCTGCATGTCGACAATGGGCACCCGCGCCTCGGCGTAGGCCGAGAGATAGGCCCGATGCCACGAGTTGTCCGAAACCACGTCGCTGAAAGCGTACGAATAGGGTTCCCAGTAGCCCGCGACGAGCTTGTCGGTCTCGCCGCTGAATTGCGCGTCTAAACCTTCGCGCACCTCCGGCGACAAGGGCACAAACTTTACGTAATCGATGCTCGATGCTGCCGGACCCGTATACGCGTGCAATTGCTCGAGCACGAGATGCTGGCGGTCCAAATCGCGCCATTGCCATAGCACCTCGTTGAACAACGCACTCGAAAACAGGCGCTGAGACCGTTCCTCGCCGGTAAACCGGAGCGCGATTCCGCCCACGGACGGTATCGTGCGCACGAATACCGCGCAGGGTCCCCGCAAATCGAGTGGATAGGACAGTAGAGGCAGGCGCTGCGGGCCGTTGCTCTCTCCGAACAGGGCGTTGCCGCGGGACGCGTCCCGCTCGGGCGTCATATCCGTCTGCCACGACCATTGCGGCCCCGTCTCCTGCGGCTGGCCCGCGCCGCCCGTCATTATCCCAGAGTGTTGAAAGACGCCGGACCACTCCTCGACATAGACCACATCGGAGTTGTCGGCCTGCAGCGGGGTCTGGCAGGTTGCCAGGACCTCGCCCTCGGGCGTTCGGAGCGTGATCCGGAACAGGGCATCGACTCTGCCGTCTATTTGCGCGTCTGGATACGGGTTAAAGACAACGGTCCGCGTAAGACCTGCCGCGCGTCGCTCGGATACCGACCCCTTGAGCCATGGTCCGTACTGCTCAGGCCGGGCGAGGTGCATCGCCGTTTCCGAGATGAGCGGCATGACCCGCGCGGGTTGCCACGCCTCGCTTCCCGCGTGAGTCCACTCGCACGCCACCGAGACGGTCTCCGGGGCTCCCGCCGGCACCGGATACGACACGTGGAAATAGCGTGTCACGGGCTCCACGGAGACTTGGACATCCTGCGCCGCGCCCGCGGCTGCCAGCGCCACGATAAGAAGTCCCATGACCGACCACGTGTTTCTCATGCACGGCTCCTCCCGTTTTGCTGCTGTCTCCGTTATACCTCCGGCTCGATGACGTACGTGCGCGCGTCGAAATCGACCGTGACGGTCGTCCCGTCGGCGTAGGTCGTGCGCTGTTTGCGGGTCGTGCCGTCGAGCAGATCGTGGCTGACCATTTCCTCGAGCCCGAGGCGCTGCGCCAGCGCGGCCGCCTTGTTCACCAGCGCGACCTGTTCGGGACTCGCCCCCGGCCCCACGTAGGGCAATCCGGCATTGAGCAGACAGTGCAGCCAGCCCGCGTCGGCTTTCGGGACGCCCCAGCCGCCGTTATCGCCCATTTCCCACGGCAACAGGATCGCGTCGTGGTACACGAGATTGAACAACGGCACGGGAATCCCCGTAGCATCCCCTCCTCCGATGCCCGGAAATGTCGCATATGGCCCGTGATGGACCAGGTCAAGCGAGCGCACCAGGTAATCGGCGGGTTCCTCGGAGCTCACGACGTACCCGCGCGCGCGGAGCAGATCGAAGCACTCGCGGCGGTACCGGGCGCAGTCGCTGCGCGTGATCGGATGCGCCGGCAGCGTGCTCTCCTCGAGAGGCACGACCGCGAACACGTCGAGATACGCCCCGCGCACCTTGATCCCATGGGCGGCGAACAGGTCGTGATTGCGGCGCACGTAACCGGGAGCGAAGCGGGGATTCAGGATGGTC contains these protein-coding regions:
- a CDS encoding family 10 glycosylhydrolase, with amino-acid sequence MDNQRGIFGWAALALVVAITAGSPAAVAGEGGGPVTPEQIKALRHEAAHKTRRIMYDNDGNEPVYSLEKPDPEALIDARTRAVVGTQVDTIVYCTWSSGFSMFTHNTKVGEIFACTEPEPGGKKGFSQNQTKAFIDQGMDPLMIIVDFCRQNGIEVFWSMRMNDCHDGWGGWYSPFLFPQLKKDHPEWLMGTPEKRPANGPWTAVDYGQPEIRDLAFKFFEEVCNNYDVDGVQMDFFRHLVYFRPHAEGRPVGQAELDMMTELIRRIRVMADEVGAKRGRPLLISVRVPDSVEMCRDVGFDIERWMQEDLIDILTVSCYFRLNPWQTSVELGHKYNIPVYPSLSESRLRDQDANSVRMTLEAYRARAMEAWQAGADGIYMFNFFDPHAPHWRELGDPKVLAPLDKVYTTGARGYGNLSFWYKGGEKFMHRDILNPEYPRTLAADAPVSVVMPVGEDVKAHPPVEATLRLRFKEAPVPEIVTVAINDARLVPSSQDGQWLDYPVDPAIVKQGDNTFAFGVRAGESAQPVLIDMLLWVRHPAAPPQ
- a CDS encoding permease, with product MLVPTVFMGILAAVLLIVGFAKGEGQHVEGIRSGLAMTVSVLPLLLFAFLVAGMVQTLVSAETISRWVGAESGVRGIVIGTVAGGLAPGGPYVSLPIAAGLVRSGAGTGTMVAFLTAWSLWAVARLPMEVGVLGWRLTLARLASTFFFPPIAGLIAQLLFDQRK